From the Lolium rigidum isolate FL_2022 chromosome 2, APGP_CSIRO_Lrig_0.1, whole genome shotgun sequence genome, one window contains:
- the LOC124691088 gene encoding disease resistance protein Pik-1-like produces MEKSLVTAATGALGPVIAKLAALLGREYKLRWRTRRDIKFIKSKLKSVHSLLWTICESELLDAASKELKMEALDLADDMEDAIDDFIVSMERSRSSKPFVQTKGKASPLQDFKKRVTAVSERCSGMWKKKISSSPSRPTPRARPFVRKEASELVPMDRQMDVLIRVLVGTEDSILVEPKLKMASILGTAGMGKTTLADLIYQAIGNRFQARGFVSVTPGGNITEVLARILEEVADENSAPFPDTEAATEQDHLINKISYFLRDRRYLVIIDDIWDWGEWEIINKSLPENNLGSRIITTTRVNSIAEKWRCYSKTRLHKMDLQYQGQIWEYDTDVDVGSRMIAMKAEMDGEGFDYEHVAVCMCGGVPLPLVCMFSVVAIESPQTFV; encoded by the exons ATGGAGAAATCTCTCGTGACCGCAGCCACGGGGGCCTTGGGGCCCGTCATAGCTAAGCTGGCTGCTCTTCTGGGCAGGGAATACAAGCTTCGATGGCGGACTCGGAGGGACATCAAGTTCATCAAATCCAAGCTCAAGTCCGTGCACTCTCTCCTTTGGACGATATGTGAGAGTGAGCTTCTTGATGCGGCATCCAAGGAGTTGAAGATGGAGGCTTTGGATCTTGCCGACGACATGGAGGACGCTATTGACGACTTCATCGTCAGTATGGAGCGCAGCCGCAGCAGCAAGCCCTTTGTACAGACGAAGGGCAAGGCAAGTCCTTTACAAGATTTCAAGAAAAGAGTGACTGCTGTGTCGGAGAGGTGCAGcggcatgtggaagaagaagatcTCCTCTAGCCCCAGCAGGCCGACACCTCGAGCTCGCCCCTTTGTCCGCAAGGAGGCATCAGAGCTTGTGCCCATGGACAGACAGATGGATGTGCTCATCCGAGTCCTGGTAGGAACAGAGGATAGCATATTGGTGGAGCCAAAGCTCAAAATGGCATCCATTCTTGGAACGGCTGGTATGGGCAAAACGACTCTAGCCGACTTAATATATCAGGCGATTGGAAATAGGTTCCAGGCCCGGGGTTTTGTGTCAGTCACACCAGGTGGTAACATCACGGAGGTTCTCGCAAGAATTCTCGAAGAAGTAGCAGATGAAAATTCGGCGCCGTTTCCTGATACCGAAGCAGCTACAGAACAAGATCACCTTATCAACAAAATATCTTATTTCCTCAGAGACAGAAG GTACCTAGTCATAATTGATGATATATGGGATTGGGGAGAATGGGAAATCATCAACAAATCTCTTCCAGAGAACAATCTAGGTAGTAGAATTATCACAACAACTCGTGTTAATTCTATTGCCGAGAAATGGCGGTGTTATTCTAAAACCCGTCTCCACAAAATGGATCTTCAATATCAAGGACAAATATGGGAGTATGATACTGATGTTGATGTTGGCTCTCGGATGATTGCTATGAAGGCTGAAATGGATGGCGAAGGTTTTGACTATGAGCATGTTGCAGTGTGCATGTGTGGTGGGGTGCCATTACCACTAGTTTGCATGTTTTCAGTGGTGGCAATCGAG